The proteins below are encoded in one region of Effusibacillus dendaii:
- a CDS encoding ABC transporter substrate-binding protein, with translation MIKSGVLFLSFLLAVGVSSGCGPAGQAVPEQGAPHSQTGQTVYPLTLQDATGNQVTIQSEPQRIVSLLPSQTEILFALGLGDRVVGVDKWSDYPPEAKKKPVVGAMTIDPELVLAQKPDLVLGGATADPQGVAKLRSLGLTVFATEPTNMAETEQAIETIGKLTNRSQAAVSVIHSMQETVRSIQDKRTAAASQKEPVVYLEISPDLYTAGKNTFLDELVTLAGGRNAFGEQSGWLKTDGETVAAKKPDVILTTTMGNPQEIVQDILQRPGWQTIPAVKNKRVIALDPNLVSRPGPRLPEGFVAIAKAIHPDWFAK, from the coding sequence ATGATAAAAAGTGGTGTTTTGTTTCTTTCTTTCCTGCTTGCAGTGGGTGTGTCAAGCGGATGTGGACCGGCTGGACAGGCCGTTCCGGAACAGGGGGCCCCGCACAGTCAAACGGGACAAACCGTTTATCCGCTCACACTGCAGGATGCGACAGGAAATCAGGTAACGATTCAATCGGAACCGCAGAGGATCGTTTCCTTGCTGCCGAGCCAGACTGAAATTCTGTTCGCTTTAGGCTTGGGCGACCGCGTGGTAGGGGTTGATAAATGGTCCGACTATCCGCCGGAGGCGAAGAAAAAGCCGGTTGTCGGAGCGATGACAATAGATCCCGAATTGGTATTGGCGCAAAAACCGGATCTTGTTTTAGGCGGTGCAACAGCCGATCCGCAAGGGGTCGCCAAACTTCGTTCGCTGGGGCTGACCGTTTTTGCCACAGAACCGACCAACATGGCGGAAACGGAGCAGGCTATCGAGACGATAGGGAAGTTGACTAACCGGAGTCAAGCGGCTGTTTCCGTCATCCATTCCATGCAGGAAACGGTTCGTTCGATTCAGGATAAACGTACAGCAGCAGCGAGCCAGAAAGAGCCGGTCGTCTATCTGGAAATTTCGCCGGATCTCTATACAGCCGGAAAAAATACGTTTCTCGATGAACTGGTGACGCTGGCGGGTGGCCGCAACGCATTCGGTGAACAATCAGGCTGGCTGAAAACAGACGGAGAGACGGTTGCCGCCAAAAAGCCGGACGTGATTCTAACCACAACGATGGGAAATCCGCAGGAGATCGTGCAGGATATTTTACAACGGCCCGGTTGGCAAACGATCCCAGCCGTTAAAAACAAGAGAGTGATTGCTTTGGATCCGAACCTCGTTTCCAGGCCGGGCCCCCGTTTACCGGAGGGGTTTGTGGCAATTGCCAAAGCGATCCATCCTGACTGGTTTGCGAAATGA
- a CDS encoding ribonuclease HII — MRKLTIDQLRNWLASQTELSETDIKQLRQDTRAGVRALVESQLRKRAAIQAEAERMERLWDYERSLAAKGFRLIAGIDEAGRGPLAGPVVAAACILPIGIVIPKLNDSKQISPQQREELFHQIREQAVAYGIGMADVDYIDTYNILQATYAAMRRAIRAIGTEPDHLLTDAVTIPDVAVPQQAVIKGDAKSHSIAAASILAKVTRDQMMIEYGRMYPEYGFEQHMGYGTPEHIAALQKYGVCPIHRKSFAPVTALLSTH, encoded by the coding sequence CTGCGTAAATTGACAATCGACCAACTGAGAAACTGGTTGGCCTCACAGACCGAATTATCCGAAACAGACATAAAGCAACTGAGACAAGACACAAGAGCGGGTGTGCGGGCACTGGTGGAGTCCCAGCTGCGCAAACGGGCAGCCATTCAGGCGGAAGCGGAGCGCATGGAACGATTGTGGGACTATGAACGATCGCTTGCCGCAAAAGGGTTCCGGCTGATTGCCGGGATCGACGAAGCGGGACGCGGTCCGCTGGCCGGTCCGGTAGTGGCGGCTGCCTGCATCCTGCCAATCGGCATTGTCATACCGAAATTGAACGATTCCAAGCAGATCAGTCCGCAGCAGCGGGAAGAACTGTTCCACCAAATACGGGAACAAGCGGTTGCGTATGGGATCGGGATGGCAGATGTTGACTATATCGACACCTATAACATTTTGCAAGCTACATATGCAGCAATGCGGCGGGCGATCCGCGCGATCGGTACGGAACCGGACCATCTGCTCACCGATGCGGTCACGATTCCAGATGTCGCCGTCCCGCAACAGGCTGTAATAAAAGGGGATGCAAAGAGCCATTCGATTGCGGCCGCATCGATATTGGCCAAAGTGACACGAGATCAGATGATGATCGAATATGGACGCATGTATCCGGAGTACGGATTTGAGCAGCACATGGGGTACGGTACGCCGGAACACATCGCGGCTTTGCAAAAATACGGCGTTTGTCCGATTCACCGCAAGTCGTTTGCCCCGGTCACAGCCCTGTTGTCAACCCATTGA
- a CDS encoding MBL fold metallo-hydrolase: MILQRLSWAGVFVQSGDTSILIDPIANVTPEFAQLMGHPLAPLVSLEQMRSVSAVLVTHLHPDHFDPQLIAGMFGDHIPVYLPNEAVLGAPKTSLQNVNGMAFDQQEKIGSLQITAVYSADGFGFPQVAWIVEGGGKKMIHCGDTLWHGHWWRIAQKYGPFDAACLPVNGAVVQYPGLIPSGVEACLTPEQAASAASILRSGQLVPIHYQEFDNPPLYCETPNLLVRLTNRAKELDVPVRLMKPGDRLQIGE; this comes from the coding sequence ATGATTTTACAGCGGTTGTCTTGGGCAGGCGTGTTCGTTCAGTCTGGCGACACGAGCATTTTGATCGATCCGATTGCAAATGTCACACCGGAATTTGCGCAGTTAATGGGCCATCCACTTGCACCGTTAGTATCCCTGGAGCAGATGCGATCCGTTTCTGCCGTACTGGTTACCCATTTGCATCCGGACCATTTTGATCCGCAGCTGATTGCGGGAATGTTCGGCGATCATATCCCTGTTTATCTGCCGAACGAGGCTGTTCTTGGCGCCCCAAAAACTTCTCTGCAAAACGTAAACGGGATGGCTTTCGACCAGCAGGAGAAAATCGGTTCCCTGCAGATAACCGCCGTGTATTCGGCTGACGGATTCGGATTTCCGCAAGTCGCCTGGATCGTGGAAGGAGGAGGCAAAAAGATGATTCATTGCGGAGATACGCTGTGGCACGGGCATTGGTGGCGCATTGCCCAAAAATACGGTCCGTTCGATGCCGCCTGTCTGCCGGTGAACGGGGCCGTTGTCCAGTATCCGGGATTAATTCCGAGCGGAGTGGAAGCCTGCCTGACGCCTGAACAGGCCGCGTCAGCCGCCTCTATATTGCGGTCCGGACAATTGGTTCCGATCCACTATCAGGAATTTGATAATCCGCCTCTCTACTGTGAAACGCCCAATTTGTTGGTACGATTAACGAACCGCGCAAAAGAGCTGGATGTTCCGGTTCGTCTCATGAAACCGGGGGACCGGCTGCAAATCGGGGAATAA
- a CDS encoding YraN family protein yields MKDQRLQTGRQGEQLAKRYLESQGWHIVATNWRCRAGEIDIVAQDGNCLVFVEVRTRTSNRFGSPSESVDWRKQKKIRQVASIFLSMNTVCVSRIRFDMISIRMVENGQTPALEHIENAF; encoded by the coding sequence ATGAAAGACCAACGGCTCCAAACAGGTCGACAAGGGGAACAGCTTGCAAAACGTTATCTGGAGTCGCAAGGTTGGCACATCGTGGCAACCAACTGGCGGTGCCGGGCAGGCGAAATCGATATTGTGGCGCAAGACGGCAATTGTCTCGTATTTGTCGAAGTACGAACACGAACCTCAAATCGGTTTGGTTCGCCTTCCGAATCGGTCGATTGGCGAAAGCAGAAGAAGATTCGGCAAGTAGCGTCCATTTTTTTGTCGATGAATACGGTTTGCGTATCACGCATCCGATTTGATATGATCAGCATACGGATGGTTGAGAACGGACAAACTCCGGCGCTCGAACATATAGAGAATGCATTTTGA
- the fliK gene encoding flagellar hook-length control protein FliK, translating to MNILPSLLQVLGQTLRPDTSAKRIELAVGETLNGIVLDVLDRETALVDIKGLTVRAQTDTAVTKGAVLPLVVVGTTDNGLFELKINSFAMAHTENQALPARGDTTGSETALPLDRLLQNLQVKDSAFTRQVASRLLSAGISVTPSLLQSIEQLYSKVEQAGQSQSALDTILQMVQKKIPLTESAFRALDSLQQGPSLSEMVSRLLSQPIAPSVENQNEQGGGTSLLKAETSLPKAGPPDSKVGIPDPKANIPNRADGKPDQTREPIVREGADAKGAEANPMANRPSSSEIGQTAARANTAAQQSTVVQANTAEEINLAADRIPSAWRQASAVPDGQTRSPRQLEAADNRMQMSAAADLFGKTKPEDAAKLADRLAASFPLTDMRIELDRLADLSPGERGAAVKAVVEKLGLSHEQHVAQLVKTDFAGAVPETLKSLLLAEVQSGTAQPVAEQILTHLTGQQLMHSAKDDNSPFLYQYLTLPVLVGKQTSDAKVHLLTRRKKGRELDPYNCFLYFHLQLPSLGDLGIHVQIVERIVSLRFITEREKNLSLADDTLAPLRDGLKQIGYQLGGVRQEAGQANTRQPFANLSPILTNGLLDLKI from the coding sequence ATGAATATTTTGCCGTCGCTGTTGCAGGTTTTGGGGCAAACATTGCGTCCGGATACCTCTGCCAAACGGATCGAACTGGCAGTCGGCGAAACGTTGAATGGCATTGTGCTGGATGTGCTTGACCGTGAAACCGCGTTGGTGGACATTAAAGGGCTGACAGTCAGAGCGCAAACGGATACTGCCGTGACAAAAGGCGCCGTATTGCCGTTGGTGGTGGTCGGTACAACCGATAACGGCCTGTTCGAACTGAAAATCAATTCGTTTGCAATGGCACATACAGAGAATCAGGCGCTTCCAGCCCGGGGGGACACGACAGGCTCGGAAACAGCGCTTCCGCTTGACAGGCTGCTGCAAAATTTACAGGTTAAAGATTCCGCTTTTACCCGCCAGGTTGCCAGTCGCCTGCTGTCAGCCGGGATTTCTGTTACCCCTTCTCTTTTGCAATCGATTGAGCAGCTCTATTCCAAGGTGGAACAGGCGGGACAAAGTCAGTCTGCGCTGGACACCATTTTGCAAATGGTACAGAAAAAGATTCCGCTGACCGAATCCGCTTTTCGCGCGCTCGATTCCTTGCAGCAGGGGCCATCGCTCAGCGAAATGGTCTCCCGGCTGCTGTCGCAACCGATTGCGCCATCGGTCGAGAATCAAAACGAGCAGGGGGGCGGAACGTCTCTCTTAAAAGCGGAAACGTCCCTTCCGAAAGCCGGACCCCCTGATTCGAAAGTGGGAATTCCCGATCCAAAAGCCAACATTCCGAATCGTGCGGACGGCAAACCGGATCAAACGAGAGAGCCCATCGTGCGGGAGGGAGCAGATGCAAAGGGAGCAGAGGCAAATCCCATGGCGAATCGGCCATCATCCTCGGAAATCGGCCAAACCGCAGCGCGGGCAAATACGGCGGCACAGCAAAGCACGGTCGTACAGGCAAATACGGCGGAAGAGATAAACCTGGCAGCAGACAGAATACCGTCTGCGTGGAGACAAGCCTCTGCGGTTCCTGACGGCCAGACCCGTTCTCCGCGCCAGTTGGAAGCGGCAGACAACCGGATGCAGATGTCGGCGGCTGCTGACCTTTTTGGCAAAACCAAGCCGGAAGATGCTGCCAAACTGGCCGATCGTTTGGCAGCTTCCTTCCCGCTTACAGATATGCGGATTGAACTGGATCGCTTGGCCGATCTGTCGCCAGGTGAACGGGGAGCGGCAGTGAAGGCTGTTGTAGAAAAATTGGGATTGTCGCACGAACAGCATGTCGCCCAACTGGTGAAAACGGATTTTGCCGGAGCAGTGCCGGAAACGCTCAAATCGCTTTTGCTGGCCGAGGTTCAGTCGGGTACGGCACAGCCGGTTGCGGAACAGATTCTCACCCATTTAACAGGGCAGCAGTTGATGCATTCTGCAAAAGACGACAACAGCCCGTTTCTTTATCAGTATTTGACGCTTCCTGTTTTGGTAGGCAAACAGACGTCAGACGCCAAGGTTCACCTGTTGACCCGGCGCAAAAAAGGGCGCGAATTAGACCCTTACAATTGTTTTCTTTATTTTCATCTGCAACTGCCGTCATTGGGGGATCTGGGCATTCATGTGCAAATCGTCGAGCGAATCGTTTCCCTCCGTTTTATTACGGAGCGGGAAAAAAATCTCTCGCTTGCCGATGACACATTGGCTCCTTTGCGGGATGGATTAAAACAGATCGGCTATCAGTTGGGCGGTGTCCGCCAGGAGGCGGGACAGGCAAACACAAGGCAGCCGTTCGCCAACCTCTCTCCCATTTTGACAAATGGGCTGCTGGATCTGAAAATCTGA
- a CDS encoding YneF family protein gives MVWYWVTGIVALLVGIVAGFYIAVQYMKRQMANMTMSDEDIQAMARSMGRNLNQKQLARISRQMKNVNAKALANQSKKKK, from the coding sequence ATGGTGTGGTATTGGGTAACCGGAATAGTGGCTCTTTTAGTCGGGATTGTCGCCGGATTTTACATAGCGGTGCAATATATGAAACGGCAAATGGCAAATATGACGATGTCTGATGAGGACATTCAAGCAATGGCAAGAAGCATGGGGCGCAATTTGAATCAAAAACAGTTGGCTCGCATTTCACGTCAAATGAAAAATGTCAACGCAAAAGCGTTGGCCAACCAGTCCAAAAAGAAAAAATGA
- a CDS encoding winged helix-turn-helix transcriptional regulator → MSKQYNLPCNIARTLEIVGDRWTLLIVRDLLFGVRKFSDLKKSLDGISPNILSERLQELEQQGLVTSSLYSAHPPRYQYELTAKGSDLRHVLNALAIWGNRHLTPKYKKLVHDTCGHEVKSAYYCPDCDEYVKNISYQDNQSE, encoded by the coding sequence ATGAGCAAGCAATATAACTTACCGTGCAACATCGCGAGAACATTGGAAATTGTGGGGGACAGGTGGACGCTGCTGATCGTTCGCGATCTGCTGTTTGGGGTCCGCAAGTTTAGCGACTTGAAAAAATCGCTTGACGGCATTTCGCCCAATATCCTGTCGGAACGTCTGCAGGAGCTGGAACAGCAGGGGCTCGTAACATCCAGTCTGTATTCGGCGCATCCGCCTCGTTACCAATACGAATTGACTGCAAAGGGGAGCGATCTCCGACATGTGCTGAATGCATTGGCGATTTGGGGAAATCGTCATCTCACCCCGAAATACAAAAAATTGGTGCATGATACATGCGGACACGAAGTGAAAAGTGCTTATTATTGCCCTGATTGTGACGAGTATGTGAAAAACATCTCGTATCAGGACAACCAATCGGAATAG
- a CDS encoding EscU/YscU/HrcU family type III secretion system export apparatus switch protein — protein sequence MSDQQRNKNRVPRAAALTYNPETDQAPRVVASGQGEIGRKIIEAAKQNGVPVHEDPVLVETLLAFEIGREIPPELYQVVAEVLAFVQSMERRSNHSK from the coding sequence ATGAGTGACCAACAGCGCAACAAAAATCGGGTCCCGCGTGCCGCTGCCCTGACCTACAATCCGGAGACTGATCAAGCGCCGCGTGTGGTAGCCAGCGGCCAGGGAGAAATCGGCCGCAAAATCATCGAAGCGGCCAAACAGAACGGGGTACCTGTGCATGAAGACCCTGTTTTGGTGGAAACATTGCTGGCTTTTGAGATCGGTCGCGAAATTCCGCCGGAACTGTACCAGGTGGTGGCAGAGGTGCTGGCATTCGTCCAATCTATGGAGCGCAGATCGAACCATTCGAAGTAA